In the genome of uncultured Methanobrevibacter sp., the window AAGAAATTGTTAAAAAAAATTTTTCATCTAAATATAAGGATTCTGTTTTAGGAATCTTGTGGACAATTTTAAGTCCATTATTGATGATGGCTTTGTTTACAATTATATTTTCTACAATTTTTGGAGGCACTATAGATAATTTTGCTGTTTATTTCTTGTGTGGATGGTGTTTATTTCAATTTTTCAATTCATCTATATCCTCATCAATGAATGCACTAAAAGGAAATAAACCTATTTTACAGAGAACTCCTGCTCCAAAATATATTTTTGTATTAGGTAGCATTTTATCAGAATTTTTAAATTTTTTAATAATGTTAATTCTTTTAGTAGTTATATTGTTTATTACAAATGCTACATTTCATTTCCCTATCATATTCTTTTCTATTATTCCGATTATATCACTATTTATCATGATTGTTGGGTTGGGTTTAATATTATCCGTAGCCTGTGTGTACTATACTGATATTGGGCATTTATGGTCTGTTATATCAATGATGTTGTTGTATGCTTCTGCAGTTTTTTATCCAATGGATATTATTCCACAACCTTTTAGAGGATATATTATGTTAAATCCGTTATATTGGGTCATTGATCAGTTTAGATGCTTTGTTTATAAAGGAATTGTCCCAAATGGAATTAGTTTAATAAATTCTTTATTTCTCTCTTTGATAATCCTAATTTGCGGAATTATTATATTTAAAAAATATGAAAATAAAGTTGTTACTAAGTTTTAGAGGTGTTTTATGAATCAAAAAGACAATACTTTAAAATTTGATAAATCATCAAATAAAAATTCTAATGAAAATTCATTAAATGACCCAAGGAATGTTGTTATAAAAAAGATTATGAATAAATATGGATTATCATTTCATGAAGCCAATAAAATTTTGGTTCATTTTGAACAAAAAGAAAAAGTGAAAAGTATTTCTAAAGGAAGTTTAAAAAAACAAATTAATAATTCTAATGTCCGGATATCTAAACCGGTTTCAAATCTTAAAAATGATGCAAAAAGAGGTTTAGAACAAGAAAGTGATAATAGGTTTAATGAACAAAAAAATATTGATAATAGAGGAGAAATGATTGATAAAACCAATCCTATCGATGTAAAAAAAGTTGATGGCCTTCTTGAAGAGATTATACCAAATTATAACCAGCAGGTTTCAGTAGTTGTTGATCATGCAGATTTAACTTTTGAAGTTCAAACTGAAAAAATTGACACACTAAAAGAAACATTTGTCCGTGCTTTAAAACGAGATAAATCTAAAAAAATAAAAATTCATGCTATAAATGATATTTCCTTTAAAATTTATAAAGGTGAAAAGGTGGGCATTATTGGGTATAATGGTGCTGGTAAATCTACGTTATTAAATTTAATCACGGGAATTTATTCTCCTGATAAAGGAAGTATAACTACATATGGTAAAATTTCACCGTTATTGTCATTAGGTGCCGGATTTGACTACAACTTTTCAGGAAGGAAAAATATACTTTTAAATGGTGCAGTTTTAGGATATGACAAAGAATACCTTGAATCTAAAGTTGATGAAATAATAGAATTTTCAGAACTTGGTGAATATATAGATATCCCAATTAAAAATTATTCAAATGGTATGCTTGCGAAATTAGGGTTTTCTATTGCTACTGCTGTAAACCCAGATATTTTAATTATTGATGAAATTTTGGGTGTTGGGGATGTTAATTTCCAGAAAAAAAGTGCTGATAAAATAAGATCATTGATGGATGGGGGAACTACAGTGCTGTTAGTATCTCATTCTATCCCTCAAATTCGTGAATTGTGCGATAAGGCTATTTGGATTGATAATGGAAATTTAAGAGAAATTGGGGAAGTAAATAAAGTTTGCGACCATTATCTTAAAGATGCTGAAAAGGCAAGTAATGAGCAGTTAGCAAATATACAGTTTAAATAGTTAGGAATAACTTAAATTTAAATTTATTTAACTTATTTTTTTCATAATTTTAAATAATGATTTTTATTATTTATGGATCGTATCAATTAAGAAAAGTATTTTCTTCAATCAATTTACATTTCTTCATGCATTAAATAAGTTTGATGTCTTCCAAACTCTTAACTTATTATTTAATTTTGATTTAAACAAGAATTGATGAAGTAAAAAAAAGAATTTATAGACAGTTTGGAAAATCAAAATATTCAAACAAAGTTAGATAGATTATGGATATAATCAAGTCTAAATATGTATATAGATAAAGTGCTGATTTTAAAAATGTTGTGTTTAATACTGTTGATTTTGGAGGATTATTAGATAATGTATTCAGAGTTCGCAATTGTTGATTAAACGCTTGGTATATTTATTAAAATATGATATGGCTGTTTTATAGATTTGTATTTCAATATAGGGGTGGTTTTTTTAACGGACCTTATCTTGCTAACTATAATGAATTTGGTGCATGTTTCAAGCAATTCTTAATTTGATAAGCATATTTTTTCATTTTGGTATGTGTATGAACTTTGGGATATTGGTGATTTATAATGTATTTTTTACTAAATTACTTTGTATATGAATTATTTTTATACTTAAGTTAAAAACTAGTTAAATTATTAGTTGGTTTTTTAAGTAAATTGTGGATTGAGTCATTGGTCTGTGTTGATTTTAGGTAATGTTTTGAGTAGTGGGTGAGCTATGTAAATTTCTGTCATGGTTAATCTATAACTAAAATAAGTTTCCATTACAGAAAAATATTATTCAAATTATTAACTACATTATTAATATCCAATTACTGATTTTTGGAAAAAAATTTTAATCAGATTTTTTGATGAAGAAACTTCCGTTTCATTCCTTTTATCAGAGGATTTTGGTTTGTCATTTATTTCCCAATTTTTTAATTTTTTCATCATTTAGAGAAAATGCGTCTTATAAATTGAATAATCCAATTTATTTTTCCTGCAATGAATTCTTGTATTTTTGATTAATTTTTTTCACCAGTCAAATCTTAAAAAATTTAAAATATTAAATAAATAATTCTAATCAGATTTAAATTAAAATTAAGACGTATAACCGATTTTTGGATAGTTCACCAACATTTCTGTTGACAGGCCTTAAATTATTATAGAAAGTTAAAATTTAAAAAATTATATTAAATAGGATGCCATTCTAAATGTATGTTAATTATTTCACCATCAGTTACTTCTTTTTGATAAATATAAGGTTCATTATGCCAAACAATATTATCTTCTTCAAAGATAATTGTTTCATTAATTTTTAACATTGAACAAGCAACATATATTGGGAAAATTTTTGAATTTTTATCTAAATAATAAATGCCTCTTAAAAATATCTTGAGTAACCCATTAT includes:
- a CDS encoding ABC transporter permease; the encoded protein is MSSIKKNDIFLLEEIVKKNFSSKYKDSVLGILWTILSPLLMMALFTIIFSTIFGGTIDNFAVYFLCGWCLFQFFNSSISSSMNALKGNKPILQRTPAPKYIFVLGSILSEFLNFLIMLILLVVILFITNATFHFPIIFFSIIPIISLFIMIVGLGLILSVACVYYTDIGHLWSVISMMLLYASAVFYPMDIIPQPFRGYIMLNPLYWVIDQFRCFVYKGIVPNGISLINSLFLSLIILICGIIIFKKYENKVVTKF
- a CDS encoding ABC transporter ATP-binding protein, giving the protein MNKYGLSFHEANKILVHFEQKEKVKSISKGSLKKQINNSNVRISKPVSNLKNDAKRGLEQESDNRFNEQKNIDNRGEMIDKTNPIDVKKVDGLLEEIIPNYNQQVSVVVDHADLTFEVQTEKIDTLKETFVRALKRDKSKKIKIHAINDISFKIYKGEKVGIIGYNGAGKSTLLNLITGIYSPDKGSITTYGKISPLLSLGAGFDYNFSGRKNILLNGAVLGYDKEYLESKVDEIIEFSELGEYIDIPIKNYSNGMLAKLGFSIATAVNPDILIIDEILGVGDVNFQKKSADKIRSLMDGGTTVLLVSHSIPQIRELCDKAIWIDNGNLREIGEVNKVCDHYLKDAEKASNEQLANIQFK